Proteins from one Ranitomeya variabilis isolate aRanVar5 chromosome 1, aRanVar5.hap1, whole genome shotgun sequence genomic window:
- the LOC143777056 gene encoding uncharacterized protein LOC143777056, whose amino-acid sequence MDQVVSRRLWAEVAKSLWDGFDSASAKDKGTFMKKLRTRWRSIKDRFNKGLRAEEEQSRSGAAAAKSVPYKYNRALQFLRPILGRRQTHSSTLQRAPPCEAELHGSPSEPSQPSHSDSRPAPPSSGEPAAGTSGFPLPEASGAPSFGYSRQRQRASDRSVMPEFLHLGTVFQNGFKALRDEMSSMGRRLEILEAELTNPAKHFFSTMAKGMVENLTPELQISVMQDCNNSYVRALQQARVVQSATLPVVPSLASMTPTPAAESLQPPHPGPSAERRHHRHHSSVPPTPAPARPSSSRSHHSRGDRGKKRKKKRSKRTRTEALAAPVQTTSRHRGSSRSRSSQSQTRTSQRLVLPPPSPAEVAVCSPLDLPSSLLDYNRSTSSSSSSSSSSSFSGPHSEKDTYHSPFVAHVDTP is encoded by the exons atggaccaggtggtgtctaggcgtttgtgggcagaggtggcaaagtcgctgtgggatggctttgacagtgcctcagcgaaggacaaaggcaccttta tgaaaaagttgaggaccagatggcgatccataaaggaccgtttcaataaggggctccgtgctgaggaggagcaatcgaggagtggtgctgctgcggccaagtcggtgccctacaagtataacagggcactacagttcttaagaccaatccttggccgccgaca gacacacagcagcaccctccagcgagctcccccctgtgaagcggaacttcatggatcgccatctgagccgtcacagccatcccacagcgacagcaggcctgcaccaccatcatctggagaaccggctgccggtacgtcaggttttcccctgcccgaggcctctggcgcaccttcgttcgggtattcccgacagcgccagcgggcctcggacaggtcagtcatgcctgaatttttgcacttgggcacggtgttccagaacggtttcaaggcgttgagagatgaaatgtccagtatgggacggcgccttgaaatcctggaagccgagctcacaaatccggcaaaacatttctttagCACAATGGCaaaaggcatggtggaaaaccttacgccggaactccagatttcggtgatgcaggactgcaacaattcttacgtgagggctctgcagcaggctcgggtcgtgcagtcagcgacactgcccgtagtgccgtcgctggctagcatgactccgactcctgctgcagagtcactccagccaccccaccctggtccaagtgccgagcgacgccaccacaggcaccatagcagtgtgccgccgactcctgctcctgccaggccctcatcctcccgcagccatcattctaggggagatcggggaaagaaaagaaaaaaaaaaagaagcaagaggacacgcactgaggctctggctgctccagtacaaacaacaagtagacataggggctctagccgcagtaggagcagccagagccaaacaagaacctcacaaaggctcgtgttgcctcctccctcccctgcagAGGTGGCGGTTTGCTCCCCAttagacctgccatccagcctcctggactataataggtcaacatcctcctcctcctcgtcgtcgtCATCATCCTCATTTTCCGGTCCCCATTCCGAAAAAGATACCTACCATTCCCCCTTTGTGGCAcatgttgataccccctaa